The following coding sequences are from one Arthrobacter crystallopoietes window:
- a CDS encoding glycosyltransferase, with protein sequence MKIAITKSTLRVPPTYFATAHAEQLKASHDFHLFTLVAEITDRSVTVPVTDFVPGQLLGFRRRELVMPAFMPAMTLAIRRFKPDLIHQHFGTWSQPAVQASRQGTPLVTTLHGSDVVSLGNRADTFMAKWHHRNVLAAASQSKRILAVSNYLAGRATALGLDADKIEVHYQGVDTDYFAPGSHDSEGVPVVLFVGTLNTQKGIRDLIDASLAVWRKAHHRLVVIGDGPLRDAVEEQAASHPHIDFLGRMDREAIRGWMQQAHILVAPSQEAGGAREAAGLVLLEAQACGTPVLAYRSGGIPEMLDDGTTGLLASEADFSQLQSRLLQLLQLGSGEYLGMRRAARNFVVEHRSLAGSSKELDAHYKQVRELG encoded by the coding sequence GTGAAGATCGCGATTACCAAGAGCACCTTGCGCGTACCGCCGACGTACTTCGCCACGGCCCACGCCGAGCAGCTCAAGGCCAGCCACGATTTCCACCTCTTTACCCTGGTCGCCGAGATCACCGACCGGTCCGTTACCGTCCCTGTAACGGATTTTGTGCCCGGCCAGCTGCTGGGTTTCCGCCGTCGTGAATTGGTCATGCCCGCGTTCATGCCCGCCATGACCCTGGCCATCCGGCGCTTCAAACCGGATCTGATCCACCAGCACTTCGGTACCTGGTCGCAGCCGGCCGTGCAGGCATCCCGCCAGGGCACTCCGCTGGTGACTACCCTGCACGGTTCCGATGTGGTCTCGCTGGGGAACCGGGCAGATACGTTCATGGCCAAGTGGCACCACCGCAATGTGCTGGCAGCCGCCTCCCAGAGCAAACGGATCCTGGCCGTCAGCAACTATTTGGCGGGCCGTGCCACGGCGCTCGGGCTGGACGCGGACAAAATCGAGGTGCACTACCAGGGCGTCGATACGGACTACTTTGCCCCGGGCAGCCATGACAGCGAGGGCGTTCCGGTGGTGCTCTTCGTGGGGACCTTGAACACCCAGAAGGGCATCAGGGATTTGATCGATGCCTCGCTCGCCGTCTGGCGGAAGGCTCATCACCGGCTGGTCGTGATCGGGGACGGACCCTTGCGGGATGCCGTCGAGGAACAGGCCGCCAGCCACCCGCACATTGATTTCCTCGGCCGAATGGACAGGGAAGCCATCCGCGGCTGGATGCAGCAGGCGCATATTCTGGTGGCGCCCAGCCAGGAGGCCGGCGGAGCGCGCGAGGCGGCCGGCCTGGTGCTGCTGGAGGCACAGGCTTGCGGAACGCCGGTGCTTGCGTACCGCAGCGGCGGGATTCCGGAAATGCTCGACGACGGCACCACCGGCCTGCTCGCCAGCGAAGCGGACTTCTCCCAGCTCCAAAGCCGGCTGCTGCAGTTGCTCCAGCTCGGCAGCGGCGAGTATCTTGGCATGCGCCGCGCGGCCCGGAATTTCGTCGTCGAACATCGCAGTCTGGCCGGCAGCAGCAAAGAACTGGACGCCCATTACAAGCAGGTGCGCGAGCTCGGTTGA
- a CDS encoding glycosyltransferase, whose product MRILVATRIYAPEAGAAAYRLAATVRALVEGGHDVTVLTTRTPGNSSSSAPSAAAAGRAAGTPGAREARLRRWPVLRDKTGAVRGYVQYASFDLPLFFRLLAAGNFDAVLVEPPPTTGVVVRVASWLRRRPYIYFAADVSSNAAAGIGVNPVVVKVLRAVEKWVLSGAAGVLSVSSGVSDAVRELTDGRAAVTEVGTGIDTDTFALQATDRQAVMAGPANFVYAGTMSEIQGAGVFVDGFLKILDSHPEARLLMYGQGVELEELKRRAAPAGNRIRFMGVAGGEEIAAAMSQAAAGLASVRPARGYDFAFATKAFASLACGAPVIYSGVGPLRAIVAENSLGHSVDWDAGAVAVAMSEVLEQPADQDERSRLSRWVEQNYSLRSVGHRAADAVASAAGRDRF is encoded by the coding sequence GTGCGTATTCTGGTCGCTACCCGCATCTATGCCCCGGAGGCGGGGGCGGCAGCTTACCGGCTTGCTGCTACCGTCCGGGCACTGGTCGAAGGCGGGCATGATGTCACCGTACTGACCACCCGGACCCCGGGGAATTCCAGCAGCTCCGCCCCCAGTGCTGCTGCGGCCGGACGTGCGGCGGGTACCCCTGGAGCACGCGAGGCGCGGCTGAGACGCTGGCCGGTGCTGCGGGATAAAACCGGTGCGGTCCGAGGCTACGTGCAGTACGCCAGTTTTGATCTGCCGCTGTTTTTCCGCCTGCTGGCGGCAGGGAACTTTGACGCCGTGCTGGTGGAGCCGCCTCCCACCACTGGCGTGGTGGTCCGCGTGGCCTCGTGGCTGCGGCGCAGGCCGTACATTTATTTTGCCGCCGACGTCAGTTCGAATGCGGCCGCGGGAATCGGCGTGAACCCGGTGGTCGTCAAAGTACTGCGTGCCGTGGAGAAATGGGTGCTTTCCGGGGCAGCGGGAGTGCTCAGCGTTTCGTCCGGCGTCAGCGATGCCGTTCGGGAACTGACGGACGGCCGTGCCGCCGTGACCGAAGTCGGCACGGGAATCGACACCGATACCTTTGCACTGCAGGCCACGGACCGGCAGGCAGTGATGGCCGGTCCGGCAAACTTCGTTTACGCGGGCACCATGTCCGAGATCCAGGGCGCCGGCGTTTTCGTGGACGGCTTCCTGAAGATTCTGGACAGCCATCCGGAAGCCCGCCTGCTGATGTACGGGCAGGGCGTGGAGCTTGAAGAGCTCAAACGCAGGGCAGCTCCGGCCGGGAACCGCATCCGCTTCATGGGTGTGGCCGGCGGCGAGGAGATAGCTGCAGCGATGAGCCAGGCAGCAGCCGGGCTGGCCTCAGTCCGGCCCGCACGGGGCTATGACTTCGCGTTCGCCACCAAGGCCTTCGCCAGCCTGGCCTGCGGGGCTCCGGTCATCTACTCCGGCGTAGGCCCGCTGCGCGCGATCGTGGCGGAAAATTCGCTGGGACACAGCGTCGACTGGGACGCAGGAGCCGTGGCAGTTGCCATGAGCGAAGTGTTGGAGCAGCCCGCGGACCAGGACGAACGCAGCCGGCTGTCGCGCTGGGTAGAGCAGAACTACTCATTGCGCAGTGTCGGGCACCGCGCGGCTGATGCTGTTGCCTCCGCCGCCGGACGGGACCGGTTCTGA
- a CDS encoding Gfo/Idh/MocA family protein, whose translation MAKLRAGLIGLGMMGRHHARVLGETDGVELVAVADAYGDPHGVASDVPLRNTVEELIAHGLDMVVCAVPTGLHEEVGLALAEAGIHTLIEKPIAATVDGGLRLAEAFEAKGLVGAVGHIERYNPALQSLRARLENGDLGTVYQIATRRQGPFPARIADVGVIKDLGTHDIDLTAWLAQSDYQSVSARATTRSGREHEDMVAATGQLANGIITSHLVNWLSPMKERVTVVTGERGSFLADTLTADLTFYENGTISTQWDSVANFRGVSEGNVTRLAIPKREPLKVEHEAFRDAVLAARGESATAPETSAAQIVTMREGLNTLRVAEAMVDSSREARTIRLQD comes from the coding sequence ATGGCCAAACTGCGTGCCGGACTAATCGGACTGGGCATGATGGGGCGCCACCATGCCCGCGTACTGGGCGAAACCGACGGGGTCGAACTGGTTGCCGTGGCGGATGCCTATGGCGACCCGCACGGAGTGGCTTCGGACGTGCCGCTCCGGAACACCGTCGAAGAACTCATCGCGCACGGGCTGGACATGGTGGTCTGCGCGGTACCTACGGGGCTGCATGAAGAAGTCGGCCTGGCCCTGGCCGAGGCGGGCATCCACACCCTGATCGAGAAGCCGATCGCCGCCACCGTCGACGGCGGTCTGCGTTTGGCCGAGGCCTTCGAAGCCAAAGGCCTGGTCGGTGCCGTCGGACATATCGAACGTTACAACCCCGCCCTGCAGTCGCTGCGGGCGCGGCTGGAAAACGGCGACCTGGGCACTGTCTACCAGATTGCCACCCGCCGGCAGGGTCCGTTTCCGGCGCGGATTGCCGATGTTGGAGTGATCAAGGATCTGGGCACGCACGATATCGATCTGACGGCCTGGCTGGCACAGAGCGATTACCAGTCAGTCAGTGCCCGCGCGACCACGCGGTCCGGGCGCGAGCATGAGGACATGGTCGCGGCCACCGGACAGCTGGCCAACGGCATTATCACCAGCCATCTGGTCAACTGGCTGTCGCCCATGAAGGAACGCGTCACGGTTGTCACCGGTGAGCGCGGATCCTTCCTCGCCGATACTCTCACCGCTGACCTGACCTTCTATGAAAACGGCACGATCAGCACGCAGTGGGACTCAGTGGCCAACTTCCGCGGCGTCTCCGAAGGCAATGTCACCCGCCTGGCCATCCCCAAACGGGAGCCCCTGAAGGTCGAACACGAAGCCTTCCGCGACGCGGTGCTGGCCGCCCGCGGGGAATCCGCGACGGCCCCGGAAACATCGGCCGCGCAGATCGTCACCATGCGCGAGGGCCTGAACACCCTGCGCGTCGCCGAAGCCATGGTGGACTCCAGCCGCGAGGCCAGGACCATCCGACTGCAGGACTGA
- a CDS encoding DegT/DnrJ/EryC1/StrS family aminotransferase yields MSKDFIPAAKPIVGEEERAAVDAVLVSGMLAQGAEVASFEEEFSSVLLDGRAAVAVNSGTSGLHLGLLAAGIGPGDEVIVPSFTFAATANSVALTGATPVFADIEPDHYCLSAAAAEGVLTERTKAIMPVHLYGHPANMDDLGALASSRGLALFEDAAQAHGGALHGKKVGTFGTFAMFSLYPTKNMTSGEGGMVSTADDDVARRLRLLRNQGMERQYENELVGFNARMTNLHAAIGRVQLRKIVAWTERRQANAAFLTGNLDGVGTPAVADGAEHVYHQYTVRVPAGERDRFAAALKEEYNIGSGVYYPIPNHRLPSFNRDADLPHTEQASREVLSLPVHPSLDAEDLDRIVTAVNALAKAGA; encoded by the coding sequence TTGAGCAAGGACTTTATTCCGGCCGCCAAACCGATCGTCGGGGAGGAAGAACGGGCGGCCGTCGACGCGGTGCTGGTCTCCGGCATGCTGGCGCAGGGCGCTGAGGTTGCCTCTTTCGAAGAGGAGTTTTCTTCGGTCCTGCTGGACGGCCGCGCCGCAGTCGCGGTGAACTCCGGTACCTCGGGGCTGCATCTGGGGCTGCTGGCGGCCGGCATCGGCCCGGGCGACGAGGTCATCGTGCCGTCCTTCACCTTCGCCGCCACGGCAAATTCCGTTGCGTTGACCGGGGCAACTCCGGTTTTCGCCGATATCGAACCTGACCATTACTGCCTGTCCGCGGCGGCTGCCGAAGGGGTCCTGACCGAGCGGACCAAGGCCATCATGCCCGTCCACCTGTACGGGCATCCGGCCAACATGGATGACCTCGGCGCATTGGCCAGCTCCCGTGGGCTTGCGTTGTTCGAGGACGCGGCCCAGGCCCACGGCGGCGCCCTGCACGGGAAGAAGGTCGGCACCTTCGGCACGTTTGCCATGTTCAGCCTGTACCCGACGAAAAACATGACTTCAGGCGAAGGCGGGATGGTCTCCACCGCTGACGACGACGTCGCGCGGCGGCTACGGCTGCTGCGGAACCAAGGCATGGAACGCCAGTACGAGAACGAACTCGTCGGCTTCAACGCACGGATGACCAATCTGCACGCCGCTATCGGGCGGGTGCAGCTGAGGAAGATAGTCGCCTGGACCGAACGCCGCCAGGCCAACGCCGCGTTCCTCACCGGCAACCTGGACGGAGTGGGCACGCCGGCGGTGGCCGACGGCGCAGAGCACGTCTACCACCAGTACACCGTCCGGGTGCCGGCCGGGGAGCGGGACCGTTTTGCGGCCGCGCTGAAGGAGGAATACAACATCGGTTCCGGCGTCTATTACCCCATCCCGAACCACCGGCTGCCGTCATTCAACCGCGACGCGGACCTGCCGCACACCGAGCAGGCCTCACGCGAAGTGCTCTCGCTGCCGGTCCACCCTTCACTGGACGCGGAAGATCTGGACCGCATCGTCACCGCGGTCAACGCCCTGGCCAAGGCAGGTGCGTAA
- a CDS encoding acyltransferase, with translation MSFIAETADVSDRARLGDGTKVWHLAQVREDAVLGTDCIVGRGAYIGTGVEIGDNTKIQNYALVYEPARLGRGVFIGPAVVLTNDTYPRSVGPDGSLKSADDWTPVGVTIEDGASIGARAVCVAPVTIGQWATVAAGAVVTKDVPAFALMAGVPAKRIGWVGRAGHPLRRNDGGDPLSWVCPETGATYIEEGGTLRETGSAGAHAAPANEES, from the coding sequence GTGAGCTTCATCGCTGAGACGGCGGACGTCTCGGACCGCGCGCGGCTGGGCGACGGAACCAAGGTCTGGCATCTGGCCCAGGTCCGCGAGGACGCGGTGCTGGGGACGGATTGCATCGTGGGCCGGGGCGCCTATATCGGCACCGGCGTGGAGATCGGTGACAACACCAAGATCCAGAACTACGCCCTGGTCTACGAACCGGCGCGGCTGGGCCGCGGGGTCTTCATCGGCCCGGCCGTGGTGCTCACCAATGACACCTACCCCCGTTCGGTGGGCCCGGACGGTTCCCTGAAGAGTGCCGATGACTGGACTCCCGTGGGAGTGACCATCGAAGACGGCGCCTCGATCGGTGCCCGCGCGGTCTGTGTTGCGCCGGTGACCATCGGGCAATGGGCCACCGTCGCGGCTGGCGCCGTGGTGACCAAGGACGTCCCGGCGTTCGCACTGATGGCCGGCGTTCCGGCCAAGCGGATCGGCTGGGTGGGCCGGGCAGGCCACCCGCTGCGGCGGAACGACGGCGGCGATCCGCTTTCGTGGGTCTGTCCCGAGACCGGGGCAACCTACATCGAAGAGGGCGGAACGCTGCGGGAAACCGGATCCGCCGGCGCCCACGCGGCCCCGGCAAACGAGGAGAGCTAA
- a CDS encoding nucleotide sugar dehydrogenase → MKIAVIALGKIGLPLAVQFASKGHEVLGVDVNADVVAQINAGQEPFPGEAHLQEKLAELVPSGRLRATTSYAEAVPEADAVVLVVPLFVDDQARPDFGWMDAATVELARHLRPGTLVSYETTLPVGTTRNRWKPMLEEGSGLSEGTDFHLVFSPERVLTGRVFEDLRKYPKLIGALSETGAAKATEFYEAVLDFDERPDLARPNGVWDLGSAEASELAKLAETTYRDVNIGLANQFARYAATAGIDIYQVIEASNSQPYSHIHQPGIAVGGHCIPVYPRLYLWNDPEATVVRAAREANAGMPDYTIGLLEGAFGDLAGARVVVLGAAYRGGVKETAFSGVFGAVEAITARGGKALVHDPLYRDEELAQLGFAPYQLGEPADAAVVQANHAEYRDLGPADLPGVKVFIDGRRISSGEQWPGVTYRVIGKA, encoded by the coding sequence GTGAAGATAGCTGTCATAGCTTTGGGAAAGATCGGTCTGCCGCTGGCTGTCCAGTTCGCATCCAAGGGGCACGAGGTTCTCGGCGTGGACGTCAATGCCGACGTGGTGGCGCAGATCAATGCCGGACAGGAGCCGTTTCCGGGCGAGGCGCACCTGCAGGAAAAGCTTGCCGAGCTGGTTCCTTCCGGCCGGCTGCGGGCCACCACCAGCTATGCCGAGGCGGTACCGGAGGCAGACGCCGTCGTCTTGGTGGTTCCTTTGTTCGTTGACGACCAGGCCCGCCCTGACTTCGGCTGGATGGATGCCGCGACGGTCGAGCTGGCGCGGCATTTGCGGCCCGGCACGCTGGTCTCCTACGAAACCACGCTGCCGGTCGGCACCACCCGCAACCGGTGGAAGCCGATGCTGGAGGAGGGGTCCGGGCTGAGCGAGGGCACGGACTTCCATCTGGTCTTCTCCCCGGAACGGGTGCTGACCGGCCGGGTGTTTGAGGATCTGCGCAAGTACCCCAAGCTGATCGGTGCCCTGTCCGAAACCGGTGCTGCCAAGGCCACCGAGTTCTACGAAGCCGTGCTGGACTTCGACGAGCGTCCGGATCTGGCCCGGCCCAACGGCGTCTGGGATTTGGGCTCCGCCGAGGCCTCCGAGCTGGCAAAGCTGGCCGAGACGACGTACCGCGATGTCAACATCGGGCTGGCCAACCAGTTTGCGCGCTACGCGGCCACGGCCGGGATCGACATCTATCAGGTGATTGAGGCCTCGAACTCGCAGCCATACAGCCATATCCACCAGCCCGGCATTGCGGTGGGCGGGCACTGCATTCCCGTGTATCCGCGGCTGTATTTGTGGAATGATCCGGAGGCCACCGTGGTCCGGGCCGCCCGCGAGGCGAATGCCGGGATGCCCGATTACACCATCGGGCTTCTGGAGGGTGCCTTCGGCGATCTGGCCGGCGCGCGCGTCGTCGTACTTGGTGCTGCCTACCGGGGCGGGGTGAAGGAAACGGCGTTCTCCGGCGTGTTCGGTGCGGTGGAGGCGATTACGGCCCGCGGAGGCAAAGCGCTGGTCCACGACCCGCTCTACCGCGACGAGGAACTGGCGCAGCTGGGCTTTGCGCCTTACCAATTGGGCGAGCCGGCCGACGCTGCCGTGGTGCAGGCCAACCACGCCGAATACCGGGATCTCGGACCGGCGGACCTGCCCGGTGTCAAGGTTTTCATCGACGGCCGGCGCATCAGCTCCGGCGAGCAGTGGCCCGGCGTGACCTACCGCGTGATCGGCAAGGCCTGA
- a CDS encoding FtsK/SpoIIIE domain-containing protein, which translates to MPLHLTLAAAEGLSESAARWIADHREIVVENSGTSSGSVLAKWLQDQLGSRQLVLSVGGEPLECLTPHSFPLVNGAVVVCSGAVAFRARHRLSASDARGASASGAAPGLTLAVTGGPDSGRIFELPRGNHSIGRDGCTVGIDDPALSRKHALLSITEREIRISDLGSANGIEVDGNARKSCTLTSAMRIAAGNSRLSLWVGSEPPEALTPDEDLTAPVPVSARAPEGRGKMTLLLAGLPLVAGVALAVLTGMWFFLAFSGLSLLTAAIPYAAGKSQRKRFKAAVDRAVAHDAARRFLSAPDPARLLYGLLLDEPLPVSPARPEHLWLRLGTAEDAPKIEFPAGADGRELPALAGMPVALDLLAERNIAFTGSNRALHRMLNSCLLQLGARALRARFRVICFGDPQSLPAAARFLPNTTLCSRPDALAELLGSAPEGAVVLIAGWPDEAATVLEGLENRPAVLWFAGGADAGLRIELSFQQGLLHETADHHGFLPDLVSDQTLERFARLSAAAVPPGIDAALVGLPDTCALESLLPQTSAGPRWMANAAEHGLQAVLGVGEYGPLEFDLTVDGPHLLVAGTTGSGKSELLRSLVLGLAHGHPPQKVQFLLVDFKGGAGLGLLADLPHSIGLLTDLSAENVNRALIWLRAEVQRRERELTGLGATDISECRPSVLPRLVVVIDEFRMLADEVPRAVPELMRIAALGRSLGVHLVMATQRPQGAITSDIRANVTTAIALRVQTALESSDVIDSSAAAAIDVGSPGRAFLRTGSGVPYEFQSASATIRSIGNNFLAMRLEDWLERGNGLPVEAGEGGPTCRQTWSPALDPAKALVEDLRDAAAAAQLPGPLRQLTPPLPDVIVPEDLVTGNAGPGDVDLGLLDLPEEQCQRVLRWHPEKDGHLAIVGVDGSGARELVCALSASLLSHDPERHCYVLDGDGSLVASASAGRTGAYAGPQDVERAARLLRKLSDVVADRLGRLSATARTGSQPVPIPLVVLVTGWGRWASAFRNSRLAWAEECVQDIARDGGRTSVILVMSGERELVTGRYFGLLGNKLFLPAGSSPENLMAWPKLPPMEFLAGRAMVQGRIGAKSAAVAQLLAAGVRLPPLPPRSRPFRVEPLPAYIGLSGLPEAKQPDDKHLVIGVEGDELEASFVKIVPGEALLVLGRAGSGKSNLLQVLNRQSAGQVRCHRPPAGIEPERFWEELAIGEPGALLLVDNAHRFGPAAQRRLAELVAAGAAAVMTAVPGPALLQQIPLASAARFTGTGMVLSPQSPSDGDFFGMRLDQSQSPPGRAWSIRPGRNVALQIAFAD; encoded by the coding sequence ATGCCCCTGCACCTCACGCTTGCCGCCGCAGAAGGTCTGTCTGAATCCGCTGCCCGCTGGATTGCCGACCATCGCGAAATCGTCGTCGAAAACAGCGGAACCTCGTCAGGGAGCGTCTTGGCGAAGTGGCTGCAGGATCAGCTTGGAAGTAGACAGCTGGTGCTGAGCGTTGGCGGCGAGCCGTTGGAATGCCTGACACCCCATAGCTTCCCACTGGTAAACGGTGCCGTTGTGGTCTGCAGCGGCGCGGTCGCGTTCCGGGCACGGCATCGGTTGTCCGCTTCCGACGCCCGCGGTGCAAGCGCCTCAGGTGCCGCGCCTGGCCTCACGTTGGCAGTGACAGGCGGGCCGGACTCCGGCCGCATATTTGAACTTCCGCGAGGAAACCATTCAATCGGCAGGGACGGCTGCACCGTTGGCATCGATGACCCGGCGTTGTCGCGAAAGCATGCATTGCTCAGCATCACCGAGCGTGAGATCCGCATCTCCGATCTCGGGTCGGCCAACGGCATCGAGGTAGATGGAAACGCGAGGAAATCTTGCACGCTGACGTCCGCGATGCGTATCGCGGCGGGTAACAGCAGGCTCTCCTTGTGGGTCGGCAGCGAACCGCCCGAAGCACTCACCCCTGACGAGGACCTCACAGCACCGGTGCCGGTTAGTGCACGTGCGCCTGAGGGCCGAGGAAAAATGACTCTCCTGCTGGCAGGCCTCCCGCTGGTAGCAGGTGTAGCCCTGGCCGTACTGACGGGGATGTGGTTCTTCCTCGCGTTCAGCGGCTTGTCCCTGCTAACGGCGGCCATTCCCTATGCTGCAGGAAAATCACAGCGCAAACGCTTCAAGGCGGCCGTGGACCGCGCCGTTGCACACGATGCCGCGCGGCGCTTTCTGAGCGCACCGGATCCGGCGAGATTGTTGTACGGCTTGCTCCTCGACGAGCCCCTGCCCGTCTCGCCGGCGAGGCCGGAGCACCTGTGGCTTCGGCTCGGGACAGCAGAAGACGCGCCGAAAATCGAATTTCCTGCCGGGGCGGACGGCCGAGAGCTGCCAGCCCTGGCTGGGATGCCGGTGGCATTGGATCTGCTGGCGGAGCGCAACATCGCCTTCACGGGCAGCAATCGCGCGCTGCACCGGATGCTCAATTCCTGCTTGCTGCAGCTGGGTGCCCGGGCTCTTCGTGCCCGGTTTCGGGTGATCTGTTTCGGCGATCCACAGTCACTTCCGGCAGCGGCACGGTTCCTCCCGAACACAACGCTCTGCAGCCGTCCGGATGCGCTTGCCGAACTACTGGGTTCCGCTCCGGAAGGAGCCGTCGTCCTGATCGCCGGCTGGCCCGATGAAGCCGCAACTGTTCTGGAGGGACTTGAAAACCGGCCAGCAGTCCTCTGGTTCGCAGGCGGAGCCGATGCCGGCCTACGGATCGAACTGTCGTTCCAACAGGGCTTGCTGCATGAGACCGCAGACCATCATGGTTTCTTGCCGGATCTCGTCTCAGACCAGACACTCGAGCGGTTCGCCCGCTTGTCTGCGGCTGCCGTACCGCCCGGCATCGACGCGGCGCTGGTCGGGCTTCCGGACACGTGTGCATTGGAGTCCCTTCTACCGCAGACTTCCGCTGGGCCACGATGGATGGCCAACGCAGCGGAACACGGACTGCAGGCCGTACTGGGCGTCGGCGAGTACGGACCGCTGGAATTTGACCTGACCGTTGACGGTCCTCATCTGCTCGTCGCCGGCACCACCGGATCAGGGAAATCCGAACTGCTCCGGTCTCTGGTTCTCGGTCTGGCGCACGGGCACCCGCCGCAGAAGGTGCAATTCCTCCTGGTGGATTTCAAAGGCGGGGCAGGGCTCGGGCTTCTGGCGGACTTACCGCACAGCATCGGCCTCCTGACAGATCTATCGGCGGAGAACGTCAACCGCGCCCTCATCTGGCTGCGCGCAGAGGTCCAGCGGCGTGAAAGGGAATTGACTGGCTTGGGGGCAACCGACATCAGCGAATGCCGGCCCAGCGTACTGCCGCGGCTCGTCGTCGTCATTGATGAATTCCGGATGCTGGCCGACGAAGTGCCTCGGGCGGTTCCGGAGCTGATGCGAATAGCAGCGTTGGGAAGATCGCTCGGCGTCCACCTGGTGATGGCAACACAGCGGCCGCAGGGTGCCATCACCTCCGATATCCGCGCAAACGTCACGACGGCGATCGCTTTGCGCGTGCAGACAGCGCTGGAGTCTTCCGATGTGATCGACTCATCCGCCGCGGCCGCCATCGATGTCGGTTCACCGGGACGAGCCTTTCTAAGGACCGGTTCAGGAGTACCGTACGAATTCCAGTCAGCATCAGCGACGATTCGCAGCATCGGCAACAACTTTTTGGCGATGCGCCTTGAGGACTGGCTTGAGCGGGGAAACGGTCTGCCTGTAGAGGCTGGTGAAGGTGGCCCAACCTGCCGGCAGACGTGGTCCCCTGCCCTTGACCCTGCCAAGGCTCTGGTCGAGGATCTGCGCGATGCCGCGGCCGCGGCGCAGCTGCCCGGACCCCTCCGCCAGCTGACGCCCCCGTTGCCGGATGTCATCGTTCCGGAGGATCTCGTTACCGGAAATGCCGGGCCAGGCGACGTCGATCTGGGCTTGCTGGATTTGCCGGAGGAACAGTGTCAGCGCGTCCTCCGGTGGCACCCCGAGAAGGACGGACACCTGGCTATTGTCGGGGTGGACGGCAGCGGAGCCCGGGAGCTCGTCTGTGCTCTGTCCGCGTCGCTACTCTCCCATGATCCGGAACGCCATTGCTACGTACTTGACGGGGACGGCTCGTTGGTTGCATCGGCAAGTGCCGGACGGACGGGGGCGTACGCTGGCCCGCAAGATGTCGAACGTGCCGCACGCCTCCTGCGCAAGCTCTCAGATGTGGTCGCCGACCGCTTGGGCCGCCTATCGGCTACTGCACGCACCGGGTCTCAACCCGTCCCGATTCCTCTGGTGGTCCTTGTCACCGGGTGGGGTCGTTGGGCCTCTGCCTTTCGTAACAGCCGCCTGGCCTGGGCAGAGGAGTGTGTACAGGACATTGCCAGGGACGGCGGCAGGACATCCGTCATCCTAGTGATGTCCGGAGAACGGGAGCTCGTGACCGGCAGGTATTTCGGGTTGCTGGGCAACAAGCTCTTCCTTCCCGCCGGCAGCAGCCCGGAGAACCTCATGGCGTGGCCGAAACTCCCGCCGATGGAATTCCTTGCAGGGCGCGCCATGGTCCAAGGACGGATCGGCGCTAAATCCGCGGCCGTTGCCCAGTTGCTGGCCGCCGGCGTCCGCCTTCCTCCATTACCGCCTCGAAGCCGTCCATTCAGGGTCGAGCCGCTGCCTGCGTATATCGGCCTCTCTGGCCTGCCGGAAGCCAAGCAGCCCGATGACAAGCATCTTGTCATCGGCGTTGAAGGCGATGAACTGGAAGCATCGTTCGTGAAGATAGTCCCCGGAGAGGCATTGCTGGTCCTCGGCCGGGCCGGTAGCGGCAAATCCAACCTCCTCCAGGTTCTGAATCGCCAGTCCGCCGGGCAGGTCCGGTGCCATCGGCCGCCTGCCGGAATTGAGCCGGAGCGGTTCTGGGAGGAGCTGGCTATCGGGGAACCCGGTGCCTTGCTGCTCGTCGATAACGCCCATAGGTTTGGCCCGGCGGCACAGCGGCGCCTCGCTGAGCTGGTCGCGGCCGGCGCTGCTGCGGTTATGACCGCCGTTCCCGGCCCGGCATTGTTGCAGCAGATTCCGCTGGCCTCCGCGGCGCGGTTCACCGGAACAGGCATGGTGCTTTCGCCGCAATCGCCAAGCGACGGTGATTTTTTCGGGATGCGGCTTGACCAGTCACAGTCCCCGCCCGGGCGGGCCTGGTCTATCAGGCCTGGCCGGAACGTGGCGCTGCAAATAGCCTTCGCGGATTGA
- a CDS encoding WhiB family transcriptional regulator — protein MDWRSRAACLDKDPELFFPVGNTGPALLQIEEAKSVCRRCPVIDTCLQWALESGQDAGVWGGMSEDERRALKRRAARARRAS, from the coding sequence ATGGATTGGCGTAGCCGCGCGGCGTGCCTCGACAAGGACCCGGAGCTGTTTTTCCCCGTGGGAAACACCGGTCCCGCACTGCTCCAGATCGAGGAAGCAAAGAGCGTTTGCCGGCGCTGCCCAGTGATCGACACTTGCCTCCAGTGGGCGCTTGAGTCCGGTCAGGATGCCGGCGTCTGGGGCGGCATGAGTGAAGACGAGCGCCGTGCTCTCAAGCGCCGGGCCGCACGGGCCCGCCGCGCTTCCTGA